Proteins encoded within one genomic window of Micromonospora halotolerans:
- a CDS encoding MFS transporter: protein MLAVSARVPAERRLAVTLYAYAFLTDLVLLYPVYTLLFADTGLSVGQISSLFVLWSAAGILLEVPSGAWADAVSRRLLLCLAPLLTAAGFALWVLVPSYPAFAAGFLLWGAGGALRSGALEALVWTELDRLGAAGRYARLAGRARTAELLGVVGAMGLAAPVLALGGYPAVGAASVAACLAAAAVATRFPEHRAPGAVRHRQPGTQQAAGDRPGTGQAGTDQPGLQQPGGDRPGTGQAGGDRRDADEPGWLGSLRGGLAEARADRSVRAALLLVPAVAAVWGGLDEYTPLLARDTGVSAATVPLLLLLVWAGTTVGGLLAPVGERLTDRGFAALLAGAALALAAGALLRHPAGFVLVGVAFAAFQLATVLADVRLQARISGPDRATVTSVAGMATDVTIIAVYAGYGLVAGAAGHAVAFAVAVLPYLLLAGRLASRGPARQIRANRSLPENTGVS from the coding sequence ATGCTCGCCGTCTCCGCGCGCGTGCCCGCCGAGCGCCGGCTCGCCGTCACGCTCTACGCCTACGCGTTCCTCACCGACCTGGTCCTGCTCTACCCGGTCTACACGCTGCTCTTCGCCGACACCGGGCTGTCGGTCGGGCAGATCTCCTCGCTCTTCGTCCTCTGGTCGGCCGCCGGCATCCTGCTGGAGGTGCCCTCGGGCGCCTGGGCCGACGCGGTCTCGCGGCGGCTGCTGCTGTGCCTCGCCCCGCTGCTGACCGCCGCCGGCTTCGCTCTCTGGGTGCTCGTCCCGTCCTACCCGGCGTTCGCCGCCGGCTTCCTGCTCTGGGGCGCGGGCGGCGCACTGCGCTCCGGCGCCCTGGAGGCGCTGGTCTGGACCGAGCTGGACCGGCTCGGCGCCGCCGGCCGGTACGCCCGGCTGGCCGGCCGGGCGAGGACCGCCGAGCTGCTCGGGGTGGTCGGCGCCATGGGGCTGGCCGCGCCGGTGCTGGCCCTCGGCGGCTACCCGGCCGTGGGTGCCGCGAGCGTGGCGGCGTGCCTGGCCGCCGCGGCGGTCGCCACCCGGTTCCCCGAGCACCGGGCGCCGGGAGCGGTGCGTCACCGCCAGCCCGGCACGCAGCAGGCCGCCGGCGACCGGCCCGGCACGGGCCAGGCCGGCACGGACCAGCCCGGCTTGCAGCAGCCCGGCGGCGACCGGCCCGGCACGGGCCAGGCCGGCGGCGACCGGCGCGACGCGGACGAGCCCGGCTGGCTGGGCAGCCTTCGCGGCGGGCTGGCCGAGGCCCGCGCCGACCGGTCGGTGCGGGCGGCGCTGCTGCTGGTGCCGGCGGTCGCCGCCGTGTGGGGCGGCCTGGACGAGTACACGCCGCTGCTGGCCCGCGACACCGGGGTCTCGGCGGCCACCGTGCCGCTGCTGCTCCTGCTGGTCTGGGCCGGCACCACCGTGGGCGGGCTGCTGGCGCCGGTGGGGGAGCGGCTGACCGACCGGGGCTTCGCCGCGCTGCTGGCCGGCGCCGCGCTGGCCCTGGCCGCGGGCGCCCTGCTCCGTCACCCGGCCGGGTTCGTCCTGGTGGGCGTCGCGTTCGCGGCGTTCCAGCTCGCCACCGTGCTGGCCGACGTCCGGCTGCAGGCCCGGATCAGCGGGCCCGACCGGGCGACGGTCACCTCGGTGGCGGGGATGGCCACCGACGTGACGATCATCGCGGTCTACGCCGGGTACGGCCTCGTGGCGGGCGCCGCCGGCCACGCGGTGGCGTTCGCGGTGGCCGTGCTGCCCTACCTGCTGCTGGCCGGCCGCCTGGCCAGCCGCGGTCCCGCCCGCCAAATCCGGGCGAATAGGTCGTTGCCCGAAAATACCGGTGTTTCCTGA
- a CDS encoding transketolase has protein sequence MEAERTLRDEELAGLADLAAQLRIDSIRCSTRAGSGHPTSSLSAADLLAVLISRHLRYDWSYPGNRANDHLIFSKGHASPLLYAVFRATGAISEQELLECYRQSGSRLQGHPTPALPWVDVATGSLGQGLPVGVGVALAGRYLDKLPFHVWVLCGDSETAEGSIWEALDKAGHFGLRNLTAIVDVNRFGQRGPTELEWDLDTYRRRVEAFGCRPIVVDGHDLAAIDEAFGQAREATGPTVVLARTVKGKGVPEIENRPDWHGKALEADQAERAVQALGGVRQIRVAGPRPAAAPPAPAAAGPPPELPRYEKGTKVATRNAYGDALRALGVRPDVVVLDGEVSDSTRADKFAEAYPDRFFEMFIAEQQLVAAAVGLRVRGYRPFAATFAAFLSRAYDFIRMAGISRADIALAGSHAGVEIGPDGPSQMGLEDLAALRAVHGSTVLYPSDAVSCAALVAAMADREGVSYLRTTRGKYPVLYDNGEDFPVGGSKVLRDGTDVALIGAGVTVHNCLAAADELAREGIDARVIDLYSVKPVDRQRLLDAVRDTGGRLVVVEDHYPQGGLGSAVLEELADLAEPVRVSHLAVRGLPGSGTPAQQMDRAGIGAFAIVGAARALA, from the coding sequence ATGGAAGCAGAGCGCACCCTGCGCGACGAGGAGCTGGCCGGGCTGGCCGACCTCGCCGCCCAGCTCCGGATCGACTCGATCCGGTGCAGCACCCGGGCCGGCTCGGGCCACCCCACGTCGAGCCTGTCCGCGGCCGACCTGCTCGCGGTGCTGATCTCCCGCCACCTGCGCTACGACTGGTCCTACCCGGGCAACCGGGCCAACGACCACCTGATCTTCTCCAAGGGCCACGCCTCGCCGCTGCTGTACGCGGTCTTCCGGGCGACCGGCGCGATCAGCGAGCAGGAGCTGCTGGAGTGCTACCGCCAGTCCGGCTCCCGCCTCCAGGGTCACCCCACCCCGGCCCTGCCCTGGGTGGACGTCGCGACCGGCTCGCTCGGCCAGGGGCTGCCGGTCGGCGTCGGCGTCGCCCTGGCCGGGCGGTACCTGGACAAGCTGCCGTTCCACGTCTGGGTGCTCTGCGGCGACAGCGAGACGGCCGAGGGCTCCATCTGGGAGGCCCTGGACAAGGCCGGCCACTTCGGGCTGCGCAACCTCACCGCGATCGTGGACGTGAACCGGTTCGGCCAGCGCGGGCCGACCGAGCTGGAGTGGGACCTGGACACCTACCGCCGGCGCGTCGAGGCGTTCGGCTGCCGTCCCATCGTGGTCGACGGGCACGACCTGGCCGCGATCGACGAGGCGTTCGGGCAGGCCCGGGAGGCGACCGGCCCGACGGTGGTGCTGGCCCGGACCGTCAAGGGCAAGGGCGTGCCGGAGATCGAGAACCGGCCGGACTGGCACGGCAAGGCCCTCGAAGCGGACCAGGCCGAGCGGGCCGTCCAGGCCCTCGGCGGGGTGCGGCAGATCCGGGTCGCCGGACCGCGGCCCGCCGCCGCGCCGCCGGCCCCCGCCGCCGCCGGGCCGCCACCGGAGCTGCCCCGGTACGAGAAGGGGACGAAGGTGGCCACCCGCAACGCGTACGGGGACGCGCTGCGCGCGCTGGGCGTCCGGCCGGACGTGGTGGTCCTCGACGGCGAGGTCAGCGACTCGACCCGGGCGGACAAGTTCGCCGAGGCGTACCCGGACCGCTTCTTCGAGATGTTCATCGCCGAGCAGCAGCTGGTCGCGGCCGCGGTGGGCCTGCGGGTCCGTGGTTACCGGCCGTTCGCGGCCACCTTCGCCGCGTTCCTGTCCCGCGCCTACGACTTCATCCGGATGGCCGGCATCTCGCGGGCCGACATCGCCCTCGCCGGCTCGCACGCGGGGGTGGAGATCGGCCCGGACGGTCCCTCCCAGATGGGGCTGGAGGACCTCGCCGCCCTGCGCGCCGTGCACGGGTCGACGGTGCTCTACCCGAGCGACGCCGTCTCCTGCGCGGCCCTGGTCGCCGCCATGGCCGACCGGGAGGGCGTCAGCTACCTGCGCACGACCCGCGGCAAGTACCCGGTGCTCTACGACAACGGGGAGGACTTCCCGGTCGGCGGCAGCAAGGTGCTGCGCGACGGGACCGACGTGGCGCTCATCGGCGCCGGGGTGACCGTGCACAACTGCCTGGCGGCCGCCGACGAGCTGGCCCGCGAGGGCATCGACGCCCGGGTGATCGACCTCTACTCGGTGAAGCCGGTCGACCGGCAGCGGCTGCTCGACGCCGTGCGGGACACCGGCGGCCGGTTGGTGGTGGTCGAGGACCACTACCCGCAGGGCGGGCTGGGTTCCGCCGTGCTGGAGGAGCTGGCCGACCTGGCCGAGCCGGTGCGGGTCAGCCACCTGGCCGTACGCGGGCTGCCCGGCTCCGGAACCCCGGCCCAGCAGATGGACCGGGCGGGCATCGGCGCCTTCGCCATCGTCGGCGCGGCGCGCGCCCTGGCCTGA
- the ligD gene encoding non-homologous end-joining DNA ligase, with product MPTLVPPMLAGLGALPTGPGWAYEFKWDGVRAVAYVNRGLRLLSRNDRDVTRAYPELGELADLLAGRRAVLDGEIVALDAGGRPSFSALQRRMHVRAPAAALVASTPVRYYLFDLLHLDGRDTTVLPYTERRAALEGLGLSGETVETPPYWTGEAGRDLATAAADLGLEGVVAKQLRSPYEPGRRGAAWVKVPLNETVEVIVGGWKPGSGRRSGAIGSLLLGGYDEHDRLHYIGQVGTGFTQAVLRDLAGRLEPLTRPDPPFAAPVPREHARHAIWVDPVLVGDVTFRSWTPDGRLRHPSWKGLRSDRDPAEIRLRR from the coding sequence ATGCCGACGCTCGTGCCGCCGATGCTCGCCGGGCTCGGCGCGCTGCCCACCGGGCCCGGCTGGGCCTACGAGTTCAAGTGGGACGGCGTGCGGGCGGTCGCGTACGTCAACCGTGGGCTGCGGCTGCTCAGCCGCAACGACCGGGACGTCACCCGGGCGTACCCGGAGCTGGGCGAGCTCGCCGACCTCCTGGCCGGCCGGCGGGCGGTGCTCGACGGCGAGATCGTGGCGCTCGACGCCGGCGGCCGGCCCAGCTTCTCCGCGCTCCAGCGACGGATGCACGTCCGGGCGCCGGCCGCCGCGCTGGTCGCCTCGACCCCGGTCCGGTACTACCTGTTCGACCTGCTGCACCTCGACGGTCGGGACACCACCGTTCTGCCGTACACCGAGCGGCGCGCCGCGCTGGAGGGGCTGGGGCTCAGCGGCGAGACCGTCGAGACGCCGCCCTACTGGACCGGCGAGGCCGGCCGGGACCTGGCCACGGCGGCGGCCGACCTCGGACTGGAAGGGGTGGTCGCCAAGCAGCTCCGGTCGCCGTACGAGCCGGGCCGGCGGGGCGCGGCGTGGGTCAAGGTGCCGCTCAACGAGACTGTCGAGGTGATCGTGGGCGGCTGGAAGCCGGGCTCCGGCCGGCGGTCCGGCGCCATCGGATCCCTGCTGCTCGGCGGGTACGACGAGCACGACCGGCTGCACTACATCGGGCAGGTGGGGACCGGCTTCACCCAGGCCGTGCTGCGCGACCTGGCCGGCCGCCTGGAGCCGCTGACCCGGCCGGACCCGCCCTTCGCCGCCCCGGTGCCGCGCGAGCACGCCCGGCACGCCATCTGGGTCGACCCCGTGCTGGTCGGTGACGTCACCTTCCGGTCGTGGACACCCGACGGCCGACTGCGCCACCCCTCCTGGAAGGGCCTGCGCAGCGACCGCGATCCGGCCGAGATCCGGCTGCGACGGTGA
- a CDS encoding DUF2267 domain-containing protein has translation MAELEFVAKVAARAGLPADTARSLTEATLRTLAERISGGEAADLADHVAHELRPLLARARPEEPEAFGYDEFLRRVADRAGTAPDLAERGARAVLQTLHRVVGHVEFEQALAELPREIGALAQPVPRTP, from the coding sequence ATGGCGGAGCTGGAGTTCGTGGCGAAGGTGGCCGCTCGGGCGGGCCTCCCGGCCGACACCGCGCGATCCCTGACCGAGGCCACCCTGCGCACCCTCGCCGAGCGGATCAGCGGCGGCGAGGCGGCGGACCTGGCCGACCACGTGGCGCACGAGCTGCGACCGCTGCTGGCCCGGGCCCGTCCCGAGGAGCCGGAGGCCTTCGGGTACGACGAGTTCCTGCGCCGGGTGGCCGACCGTGCCGGCACGGCGCCGGATCTGGCCGAGCGCGGCGCGCGGGCCGTGCTGCAGACCCTGCACCGGGTGGTCGGGCACGTCGAGTTCGAGCAGGCCCTGGCCGAGCTGCCGCGGGAGATCGGGGCGCTGGCCCAGCCGGTGCCCCGCACGCCCTGA
- a CDS encoding maleylpyruvate isomerase family mycothiol-dependent enzyme, translated as MAALSFDRHRAEIVAQSDLLRTHLDRADLTTPVASCPGWNVGQLARHLGGGQRWAAEVVRTRAERPPSDTHFRDLSPYADEEPAVVGPWLVEGAAALADALGAAGPDVATWTPLAVPAAGVFWARRFANETLLHRADAALALGVDFAVDPAVAVDALDEWLELGSLPQMLDFYPHRRDLLGPGRTLHLHATDVPAELGAEWLVDLTGDTLAWRRAHEKATVAVRGPVTELLLMVYRRRPVDPAVVEVLGDGKLLDLWLDRVAFG; from the coding sequence ATGGCCGCCCTGAGCTTCGACCGCCACCGCGCCGAGATCGTCGCCCAGAGCGACCTGCTCCGTACCCACCTCGACCGCGCCGACCTCACCACGCCCGTCGCCTCCTGCCCGGGCTGGAACGTCGGCCAGCTGGCCCGGCACCTCGGCGGCGGTCAACGCTGGGCGGCCGAGGTGGTGCGCACGCGTGCCGAGCGGCCGCCGTCGGACACCCACTTCCGCGACCTGTCCCCGTACGCCGACGAGGAGCCGGCGGTGGTCGGCCCCTGGCTGGTGGAGGGCGCCGCCGCGCTGGCCGACGCGCTCGGTGCGGCGGGGCCCGACGTGGCCACCTGGACGCCGCTGGCGGTGCCGGCCGCGGGGGTGTTCTGGGCGCGGCGGTTCGCCAACGAGACGCTGCTGCACCGCGCCGACGCCGCCCTCGCGCTGGGCGTGGACTTCGCCGTCGACCCGGCGGTGGCGGTCGACGCGCTGGACGAGTGGCTGGAGCTGGGCTCCCTGCCGCAGATGCTGGACTTCTACCCGCACCGGCGCGACCTGCTCGGCCCCGGGCGCACCCTGCACCTGCACGCCACCGACGTGCCCGCCGAGCTGGGCGCCGAGTGGCTGGTGGACCTCACGGGGGACACCCTCGCGTGGCGGCGGGCGCACGAGAAGGCGACCGTGGCGGTCCGCGGCCCGGTGACCGAGCTGCTGCTGATGGTCTACCGGCGGCGACCGGTCGACCCGGCGGTGGTCGAGGTCCTCGGCGACGGGAAGCTGCTGGACCTCTGGCTGGATCGGGTCGCGTTCGGCTGA
- a CDS encoding FadR/GntR family transcriptional regulator, with amino-acid sequence MDHSSSGGETGLHARVLDELGTAVCGGELAAGSVLNIDELVERYAVSRSVIREVLRVLASMGLIETRRRVGVLIRPAEAWNVFDPQVIRWRLASAGRMAQLRSITELRTAVEPHAAWLAAVRISPDDASDLVGIAAKMWAAGQAGDEDRFLRLDIEFHRRILAASGNEMFGKLRELVAEVLTGRHHYHLMPHHPDQQALQLHADVASALQRRDGDAARRAMVQIMEQAFDEMKSLWEQTTEPVG; translated from the coding sequence GTGGATCACTCCTCCTCCGGGGGCGAGACCGGGCTGCACGCCCGCGTGCTCGACGAACTCGGCACGGCCGTCTGCGGCGGCGAGCTGGCCGCCGGCTCCGTGCTCAACATCGACGAACTCGTCGAGCGGTACGCGGTCTCCCGGTCGGTGATCCGCGAGGTCCTCCGGGTGCTCGCGTCGATGGGCCTCATCGAGACGCGCCGCCGGGTCGGCGTCCTGATCCGTCCCGCCGAGGCGTGGAACGTCTTCGACCCGCAGGTGATCCGCTGGCGGCTCGCCTCCGCCGGCCGGATGGCCCAGCTCCGCTCGATCACCGAGCTGCGGACCGCGGTCGAGCCGCACGCCGCCTGGCTGGCCGCCGTCCGGATCTCCCCCGACGACGCCAGCGACCTGGTCGGGATCGCGGCGAAGATGTGGGCCGCCGGGCAGGCCGGGGACGAGGACCGCTTCCTGCGCCTGGACATCGAGTTCCACCGGCGGATCCTCGCCGCCTCCGGCAACGAGATGTTCGGCAAGCTCCGGGAACTGGTCGCCGAGGTGCTCACCGGCCGGCACCACTACCACCTCATGCCGCACCACCCGGACCAGCAGGCGTTGCAGCTGCACGCCGACGTGGCCTCGGCGCTGCAGCGCCGCGACGGCGACGCGGCCCGCCGGGCCATGGTGCAGATCATGGAGCAGGCGTTCGACGAGATGAAGTCGCTGTGGGAGCAGACCACCGAACCCGTCGGCTGA
- a CDS encoding ABC transporter substrate-binding protein, with product MGLAACGGGGDDSGASKTVRVTLANHVWTENIKAALPEFEKQTGLKVEITQLGEDQLSDQYNVKLNAGSSDLDVMMYRPLQEGKLFAKNKYLADLSDQVKSNKDWDYSDFQPSPVEATTYEDKPVGVPIITEQEVLYYRKDLLAKAGLSAPPKTLDELKAAAAKIKASVPGTAGFVARTGKSPAVTQFSSFLYSFGGDFVDGSGKATVNSDAAKQAYAFYGGLIKDSGPANVSTDMSWPEAMAIFTQGKAAFYTEANSLYKNATDPAKSKVSDTVGFAPFPAGPAGSKPYNIPSWALGVNDASKNKSNAWKFIEWATGKEQTLAQQKAGVPGARTSVWANPEGTANYPKDLVEAIAASTKDGVAHDRPVVVKVGQARELVGQPIVDAITGKDAAAAADTANEAFQKFLDDEAK from the coding sequence ATGGGTCTGGCCGCCTGTGGCGGCGGTGGCGACGACAGCGGCGCGTCCAAGACGGTGCGCGTGACCCTGGCGAACCACGTCTGGACGGAGAACATCAAGGCGGCCCTGCCCGAGTTCGAGAAGCAGACCGGGCTCAAGGTCGAGATCACCCAGCTCGGCGAGGACCAGCTCTCCGACCAGTACAACGTCAAGCTCAACGCCGGCTCGTCCGACCTCGACGTGATGATGTACCGCCCCCTCCAGGAGGGGAAGCTCTTCGCCAAGAACAAGTACCTGGCCGACCTGTCCGACCAGGTCAAGTCCAACAAGGACTGGGACTACTCCGACTTCCAGCCCAGCCCGGTCGAGGCCACCACGTACGAGGACAAGCCGGTGGGCGTGCCGATCATCACCGAGCAGGAGGTCCTGTACTACCGCAAGGACCTGCTCGCCAAGGCCGGCCTGAGCGCCCCGCCGAAGACCCTCGACGAGCTGAAGGCCGCCGCCGCGAAGATCAAGGCCAGCGTTCCGGGCACCGCGGGCTTCGTGGCCCGGACCGGCAAGTCGCCGGCGGTCACCCAGTTCTCCAGCTTCCTCTACAGCTTCGGCGGTGACTTCGTCGACGGCAGCGGCAAGGCGACGGTCAACAGCGACGCCGCCAAGCAGGCGTACGCCTTCTACGGCGGCCTGATCAAGGACTCGGGCCCGGCCAACGTCAGCACCGACATGAGCTGGCCCGAGGCGATGGCCATCTTCACCCAGGGCAAGGCCGCCTTCTACACCGAGGCCAACTCGCTCTACAAGAACGCCACCGACCCGGCCAAGTCCAAGGTGTCCGACACCGTCGGCTTCGCGCCGTTCCCGGCCGGCCCGGCCGGCTCCAAGCCGTACAACATCCCCTCCTGGGCGCTGGGCGTGAACGACGCCTCGAAGAACAAGAGCAACGCCTGGAAGTTCATCGAGTGGGCCACCGGCAAGGAGCAGACCCTCGCTCAGCAGAAGGCCGGCGTGCCGGGCGCGCGCACCTCGGTCTGGGCCAACCCGGAGGGCACCGCGAACTACCCGAAGGACCTGGTCGAGGCCATCGCCGCGAGCACCAAGGACGGCGTCGCCCACGACCGGCCCGTGGTCGTGAAGGTGGGCCAGGCCCGCGAGCTCGTCGGTCAGCCGATCGTCGACGCGATCACCGGCAAGGACGCGGCGGCCGCCGCCGACACCGCCAACGAGGCCTTCCAGAAGTTCCTGGACGACGAGGCCAAGTAG
- a CDS encoding carbohydrate ABC transporter permease — MATVTTTRRAPGGAGVMPDTPGWARWANDHRKWLFAAPAMIFVAALIVIPLGWTAWLSLTDAEGSVRAESEFVGFQNYLDVLSDTDRFWPAVGRTAAFTVVALLFEVVLGMAVALLLWRPFKGQKWVRVAILMPLVATPVAVGMMWRLIFDPNIGLANQVLGWFGIGPQPWLAGQHSALPTTIFIDVWQWTPMVVLILLAGLTSLSDEPQEAARIDGASTWQRFRHVTLPLLMPTVIVAILLRGIDALKTFDILYATKGRGGGSFHEVETLNVYAYGLSFDYNEYGVSSTVLILFFLIIIGAMWALTARRKGARR, encoded by the coding sequence ATGGCAACCGTCACCACCACCCGCCGCGCGCCCGGCGGCGCCGGCGTCATGCCGGACACGCCCGGCTGGGCGCGTTGGGCCAACGACCACCGCAAGTGGCTCTTCGCCGCGCCGGCGATGATCTTCGTCGCCGCGCTGATCGTGATTCCGTTGGGCTGGACCGCCTGGCTCAGCCTCACCGACGCCGAGGGGTCCGTCCGCGCCGAGAGCGAGTTCGTGGGCTTCCAGAACTACCTCGACGTGCTGTCGGACACCGACCGGTTCTGGCCGGCCGTCGGCCGGACCGCCGCCTTCACCGTCGTCGCGCTGCTGTTCGAGGTGGTGCTCGGGATGGCCGTGGCGCTCCTGCTCTGGCGGCCCTTCAAGGGCCAGAAGTGGGTCCGGGTCGCCATCCTCATGCCGCTGGTCGCCACCCCGGTCGCGGTCGGCATGATGTGGCGGCTCATCTTCGACCCGAACATCGGCCTGGCCAACCAGGTGCTCGGCTGGTTCGGCATCGGCCCGCAGCCGTGGCTCGCCGGCCAGCACTCCGCGCTGCCCACCACCATCTTCATCGACGTGTGGCAGTGGACGCCGATGGTGGTGCTGATCCTGCTCGCCGGTCTGACCTCGCTCTCCGACGAACCGCAGGAGGCGGCCCGGATCGACGGCGCCAGCACCTGGCAGCGGTTCCGGCACGTCACCCTGCCGCTGCTGATGCCCACGGTGATCGTCGCGATCCTGCTGCGCGGCATCGACGCGCTGAAGACCTTCGACATCCTCTACGCCACCAAGGGCCGCGGCGGCGGCTCCTTCCACGAGGTGGAGACCCTCAACGTGTACGCCTACGGGCTGAGCTTCGACTACAACGAGTACGGCGTCTCCTCCACCGTCCTCATCCTCTTCTTCCTGATCATCATCGGGGCGATGTGGGCCCTGACCGCGCGGCGCAAGGGGGCCAGGCGATGA
- a CDS encoding carbohydrate ABC transporter permease: MKASPSYRVFRVVALVVVVLALVTPLFWMIAASFKTNVDIYDTGKALVFSPTLDNYATVLKQSHYVQFIGNSLWVAFAATVLSLLLGVPAAYSMSRFNMRKSALVVLMARVIPGVSLLVPWYYVFSNLQLVGGFTVLILSHMFVSLPLIVYIMMGFFDGLPQELEEAALVDGLTHIGAFRRVTLPLSVPGIATAGILSFIFSWNNFMFALVLSGADTKTLPVAIFDFVGYASIDWGGLMAAATVVTLPIMVIALFVQKYVVSGLTAGATKG; encoded by the coding sequence ATGAAGGCCAGTCCGTCGTACCGGGTGTTCCGGGTGGTGGCCCTCGTCGTCGTGGTGCTGGCGCTGGTCACGCCGCTGTTCTGGATGATCGCCGCGTCGTTCAAGACCAACGTGGACATCTACGACACCGGCAAGGCGCTGGTCTTCTCGCCCACCCTGGACAACTACGCGACCGTGCTCAAGCAGTCGCACTACGTCCAGTTCATCGGCAACAGCCTGTGGGTGGCGTTCGCCGCCACCGTGCTGTCGCTGCTGCTCGGCGTGCCGGCCGCGTACTCGATGAGCCGGTTCAACATGCGGAAGTCGGCCCTCGTGGTGCTGATGGCCCGGGTCATCCCCGGCGTCTCGCTGCTGGTGCCCTGGTACTACGTCTTCTCGAACCTGCAGCTGGTCGGCGGCTTCACCGTGCTGATCCTCAGCCACATGTTCGTCTCGCTGCCGTTGATCGTCTACATCATGATGGGCTTCTTCGACGGCCTGCCGCAGGAACTGGAGGAGGCGGCGCTGGTCGACGGGCTCACCCACATCGGCGCGTTCCGCCGGGTCACCCTGCCGCTGTCCGTGCCGGGCATCGCCACGGCCGGCATCCTGTCCTTCATCTTCTCCTGGAACAACTTCATGTTCGCCCTGGTCCTCTCCGGCGCGGACACCAAGACCCTGCCCGTGGCGATCTTCGACTTCGTCGGCTACGCCAGCATCGACTGGGGCGGCCTCATGGCCGCGGCCACCGTGGTCACCCTGCCGATCATGGTGATCGCCCTGTTCGTGCAGAAGTACGTGGTCTCCGGCCTGACCGCCGGCGCGACGAAGGGCTGA
- the dgoD gene encoding galactonate dehydratase, whose protein sequence is MTTIARVETFLVAPRWLFVRVETDSGIVGWGEATCEGRSETVRAAVEQLAELLVGRDALRIEDHWQVLTKGSFYRGGPILASAVAGLDQALWDIAGKHWGAPVHQLLGGPVRDRIRVYGWVGGDEPGEVRDQIGAALDTGLTAVKMNASGRMSAVASVAEIDAVVQRVAAAREVLGDHRDVAVDFHGRFSLASARRVAPLLEPYRPFFLEEPVVPENSHLIGEFVRSTTTPVSTGERLYSRQEFLPVLQAGIAVAQPDLSHAGGITEVRKIAALAEVYDVQLAPHCPLGPIALAACLQVGFATPNYLIQEQSIGIHYNLGAEVLDYCLDKTPLTFVDGYVERLTAPGLGIEIDEAAVRAADKRGHAWRSPLWRHRDGSYAEW, encoded by the coding sequence GTGACCACCATCGCGCGCGTCGAGACCTTCCTGGTGGCGCCCCGCTGGCTCTTCGTCCGGGTGGAGACCGACTCCGGGATCGTCGGCTGGGGCGAGGCCACCTGCGAGGGCCGCTCGGAGACCGTCCGCGCCGCGGTCGAGCAGCTCGCCGAACTGCTGGTCGGCCGCGACGCCCTGCGCATCGAGGACCACTGGCAGGTGCTGACGAAGGGGTCGTTCTACCGGGGCGGGCCGATCCTGGCCAGCGCCGTGGCCGGCCTCGACCAGGCGCTCTGGGACATCGCCGGCAAGCACTGGGGCGCGCCCGTGCACCAGCTGCTCGGCGGCCCGGTCCGGGACCGGATCCGGGTGTACGGCTGGGTCGGCGGCGACGAGCCCGGCGAGGTCCGTGACCAGATCGGCGCCGCCCTCGACACCGGACTGACCGCGGTCAAGATGAACGCCTCCGGCCGGATGAGCGCCGTGGCCTCGGTGGCCGAGATCGACGCCGTGGTCCAGCGGGTGGCCGCCGCCCGCGAGGTGCTCGGCGACCACCGGGACGTCGCGGTCGACTTCCACGGCCGGTTCAGCCTGGCCAGCGCCCGCCGGGTCGCCCCGCTGCTGGAGCCCTACCGGCCGTTCTTCCTCGAGGAGCCGGTGGTACCGGAGAACTCGCACCTCATCGGGGAGTTCGTCCGCTCCACCACTACGCCGGTGTCCACCGGGGAGCGGCTCTACAGCCGGCAGGAGTTCCTGCCCGTCCTCCAGGCCGGCATCGCGGTCGCCCAGCCGGACCTCTCGCACGCCGGCGGCATCACCGAGGTCCGCAAGATCGCCGCGCTGGCCGAGGTGTACGACGTGCAGCTCGCCCCGCACTGCCCGCTCGGCCCGATCGCCCTCGCGGCCTGCCTCCAGGTCGGCTTCGCCACGCCGAACTACCTGATCCAGGAGCAGAGCATCGGCATCCACTACAACCTCGGCGCCGAGGTGCTCGACTACTGCCTCGACAAGACGCCACTGACCTTCGTGGACGGGTACGTCGAGCGGCTCACCGCGCCCGGTCTGGGTATCGAGATCGACGAGGCGGCGGTGCGCGCCGCCGACAAGCGCGGCCACGCCTGGCGCAGCCCCCTGTGGCGGCACCGGGACGGCTCCTACGCGGAATGGTGA